The Lolium rigidum isolate FL_2022 chromosome 1, APGP_CSIRO_Lrig_0.1, whole genome shotgun sequence region GAGGAGATCAGTCAAGCGCAGGCATCATCATTCATTAACTGAAGTGGATGCAAGCAAAAAAACTTGGTTCGCCTTCACGATCCCGGATGACGAACACTCGAAGCCACCGATCGAGAGCTCTCACGCTCTGGCTGGCTACCTATATCTTCCCTGCTTTCTAGTACCATAGACAAAACTGCGCAGGGAAAATCCTAGAGATCTTAGGAACAAAATTGGTCTCGCGTCCAACGCGGGTGTGAGCCTGGGCTCCTACACCGCGTCGGCGTTGCTTGGCTCGCCGGCGTCCATTGCTCTCGCGAAGGCGAAGGGCCTCGCGCTGGCGATGAAGGACGGCATGTGGTCGCCGGGCATGATGACGATGACCTTGGGCTCGCGGTCGAGTGGCGCCATGGTCGCCCCCCGCGCCGACTCTTCCTCCGAGGCGCTAGCGCGCCGAGACGAGCCGGACGGCTTGGGGCGCGTGCAGAGGAGGATGAGCAGCGCGACCGCCATGAGCCCCATCATGAGCGCGAAGCCGAGGAAGAGGTAAGGCGTCGGCGTCCTCCACAGCCCCGGGTGCGCGTGGGCGTGGCCGATGTGTCCCGCCGCCGCGGCTGTCGCCTGATCACCGCCGCCGACGCCCATCAGCGCCGCGGTGGCTTCTCTCACCGGCCTCATAGCTGGTGAACGAAACACAAGGagtgatctctctctctctctctctctctctctctctctctctctcttgatttCACTTTCTACACTAGAGGGTGGGCTTAGTTTCTTCTCTGGTTCTCTGTGGTTGCTGGCTGTTGTTGAGTGGGAAACTGCGACCGAGGAGTGGAGAGAGGAGGGCGGTTTTTATAGGCGGCGAGCGAGGTTGGGGAGGGAGCGGGGAAAAGAAACCGCGCGCGAGAGGCCCCAGGTGCTATCTCCTGCTGCTGTTGCTGGTTTGGGTTCTGTTGACGCAGACCCAAGTAGAGGACGACAGCTCCGTCTACCTACGAGCTGCCGCCGCGGCTGGGttttggccgcacggccctggtgGTTTTTTtcctttggagaaagctgggcaTGCATTCGGTGAAAATGAGACGCGGAGACTCGGGAACGCCGACCCGTGAGAGTAGGTAACGGCCACCCTCTGCCTCCTCCATTGATTGGTTTCACCTCTTCCTGTCAGCCTCGTCAGTGTTTGCTAGGATGGTAAACCCTGATTTATGCGTGgagtttttaataaaaaaagTGTTTTAGTAGAAAAGATTAAGGCTTTGATAGTTGTCTCTTTTTATCCTCCGCATTGGCATCGTCTACAATAAGTGATCCTTAGCCCTTCTTTCGATGATGAGATTTCCTTCCCGATGTCAATCGTGGTGTTGTCACAATTGTCTAGGTATGATCCTTCAGATTGATTGATCTTTTCTTATGGTTGGCACGAGTAGGATTATCCTCGCAATATTTATCCCCGCTACCACAtcatcgacaatggtgattcgtactatcGGCTCCCCAACGACGTCTATCATGTTGTTTGGTTATTTTTCCGCGTTACATTGGTGTTGATACTTTTGCTCATGTGGTCTTTGACAGCCTTGAGAAAAGCACATGATTATGTCATGGaacaagaaagagtttgaagatgtTGAGGACTTTCTCATTTTCTTTTATACTTTATTATTTTGTAATCATTGAAGACAGCTCATGTATTTCGTAGTGACCGTCAAAAAAGGTAAAACCACACTTATGTCCCCTTTATAATTAATTTTGTCTATTCTAGTACTTTCAATGTCTCAAAATAACTTGCTTAACTTTTTTTTAAATATGCATATATCTAAAATTAAAATGAGTTTATATACTTTTGTATATAGATAAAGTTAAGTAAGTTATTTTTGGATGGAGGGaatacaaaaaaatgaaaaccaaaatgAACAATAAGTGAGGTTTAGAGAATCTCGAGTCGGTGCCCCCAAACAGCGTCTAACAGAAGTGCCAGATAGAGCGTTTGGGTGCTGCGTGGTGCCGCTTTTGGGACACATCTGTTCTTGTCGCATCCCACAAACAAAGAAATTTGAAATATAAATTTGAACGGAAAGACAAGTTTTTATTCAAATATATTATATATTACAAGGGTTTGAATGAAATTCATTAAGATTTAAACCCAAAGTGAAACTAGTGCTGCATGGGTCGGCCGCTGCGGTCATAGGTCGTAGTACTGAAAGAAGGTgtagtcgtcttcatcaacaatgcTCTGCTTGCCGTGGAGTTCGATGGCGGCGGGCTCATTCTTCACCACGCCATTGGTACCTGCTTCGCCTCCACCGTTGCACGTGTGGTCAAAGAGCGGACTGGCGGAGTCGTGGATGGACATGGTGATGATGTCCTCGATGTTCCCCTCTCAGGCTCTGTAGTCGTCCAATGGCTCCATCTAGGCAACGTTGAATCCTGATGTGTCTCAGGATCATCGTTGCTAGTGATGAGGCGCTGCTAGCGGAGGAGCGCCGCCATTATCGTGATGGTGTCAGCCTACTcgtcctccaccttcacctccggcttcgggcagTGAAACTTGTTGATACTGCCGGGGGCCGCCTGCCGCGTCGGCTCGCGGATCATGATACCGCGGATGTGCCTCGGACCAAGTGTCGTGTACTCCTCATTCACCTCGTACATGGGAACAACGTAGTGGAatactgatacgtcgcaaacgtatctataaattttgatgtttcattcttgttttacaccaattactatatgttttaagggactaacttattaatagttgcaaaagtgcacaagttcttggtttcaactttgttgtgcaggaaataggcaaatatggaaggaaatagctcattatggtgaaatctggaatttcccggaatctgtccctgccgAACaattttcaaagatcgcttcaaAATTCCgtcaaaacgacgtccaatggaaaagtcgtaaaactacaaagttgtagagaatttcaagccgaacaatttggacatcttattcgtccagaacggaaAACGGATtcatccggcagagcagaattactgcgaaggttcgtgcagtctcgggactccgaaagttggtgacgtatttgacacaaactctttccatacctggatatttcggcctagccacgagttgtgaggctcatgaaggacagaggggagtcctaggaaggttctagaggtgcccaagagcccttggatcaaaggtgcatccatcccatggcctagattgcatctccaacactatatattgatgggaaaccctatttttggaggcacccaagcattgtcacgaaaatcctcctccttggcagcagccaaggaggggaaaacactcatctacaccagcaccaactcaaggaagaagaaggataaggggcggcgctcccccatgatgccggcggcggggaaggagtcccccgtgccgccgccgccgcccacgcctccgcctcccggcggtCCTCGCTGAGCCcttcaacgtcttcaccgccatctccatcaccaactcctcattgtattcaatggtccatcctctcacaaacctctgtaccgccctatgtaaacatggtgtttgatgctatacgttataatcctatgatctatgtcatgttgccatagtttatttgttctttgattgattggttgtttctctttggttcattagagttgtatgttgatatgttactgtCCTTGGTGCCCaatatatttgtgcgcgcatggatcaaacaccatagggttggtagtaattgtatactagaagggggaagttctgccgaGTGATGAGAAACCTAAGGACGctgaaccggatagttgcatgtatgggagtaagaggaccatttacttaaggctatggttggggaaaccttagtgCTTGCtactatttacggatgtttgctagcaagccaatcatatagtacttgtaatcccggagggagagcatgtatatttagcctctcctacatagaaagctgcatcgaagacattgaacccaagatcttcaatAATTGattttggacaaagccaccactattaccgccgcctttccacactcatggtactgttagtttagtttgttttattgctgcagcactaacatttattccgtgtattttattgttctgcaaagtcacctctcatacccgttatcgctctagttttatttcctagatattgcaaacgcttagtgtgcgtagagttgtatcagtggttgatagaacttgagagaatgtttatcctacctttagctcctcgttgggttcgacactcttacttatcgaaaaggctacacgcgatcccctatacttgtgggttatcaagaccttttctggcgccgttgtcggggagtcaTAGCTtaggtgaatattttcgtgtgcacttgtttgatttatctctaagtagttttacttactgtacctagttgttctctatctcttttatggatagggaatgcgaattacaaaaaaattagttgtacttcttatataaaaaaataaaaaaatgttttcagaaaagaaaaatgattggaaagatgagtaatggtgaagtgggggtcgacctttaacacttgtgttcatgcctgcgaaaccaaaacaattctttccatggaagcttttcataaaaaacttgtaaatagtgtatatagtgtatatagtgtacatatcccgctttaaatagaatgtatagataacctctagtttgttatgcaagtttgtcactatgctgtctagaaaacagatttcctgtgctccactgtagaaaattttaaaaatcaccagaacgtgatcttgatctgaaatttcttgagtgcatagtagtgcttgctatctaactttcgttagttctgatttttctgatttgaggtacgtagacagatctaataattcaatctttacaGACTGATTTTGTTGATacagatttcctgtgctgtgctgcaaaaattcgtgaaaaatctcagtatggcattttgatctgaatttttttgtgcatagacctgaggttatgatctgtctttcattaatcatgagtttttcgatttgagctacgtaactatctcattgagtgacatctttacagagtgttcagttttgatagatttctattctctttgtttaaatattgtacttaggattcaaaagtttccttcgttttcgacgtacgattgaaataataagaaacctcagtattacaatggctaaatatttgatagattttatagaaattagggatacttgaacacttatggattttatttaatgagtactaacctactaatgagttttgtgaagctttatgtggatgcagtttttaagttccaatcaatatggtgatatgagatgagcaagaggatgcaagagctcaagcttggggatgtgtagatggatcccaagataatattcaagaagatgcaaatatctaagcttggggatgcccaaggcatccccctatttatcaaccaacatgaggttgtctccttcaaactcaatattacccatccacataATTGCCTCTAATGGaaagaaagtggtatttgggagatttgcaatcttgtttactgtttctggttcgtcacgagaaaaatcgccaaaaatcaccagaacgtaagtttgagctgccaatttacgagcatcttccccaggtatttatctaactttcattagttcagagtttttggagttacgcagcgtaactatttttcaaaaatcaatttttacgaactgttctattttgacagattgttgcactgttttgcatttgcatcttttttcccactttttgagttctcttgatcaaagaaccttattgaagttgtcatacagtagctaatgcttattaaaatgcttttcatatgtcatactgaactttgtagatttgattaatattatcattgcactaacgctgctaatgagatttgtgatgagttttgtatgaatgaagttttcaagtgtaggaaagaagaatgatgagatgagatgaagaatggacgaaagctcaagcttggggatgcccgtgtcaccccaagatatatttaagaagtacaagcgtcaaagcttggggatgcccaaggcatccccttcttcatcaataaaaatatcaggtcctgtttctgttcactatatttttattgcttcatatactatgtgttattcttggagcgtctttatttctgttgtgtattttattttcaataaagtgcgtaccatcataccatgtttgtttgggagagagacacgctccgttttaattgtatgaatgctctagttttcattcttattgttcaacgagcgttttatttttgctagtactgcgtttagctctggtttttcactcctattttgttcagagcttgttagtatgcttcagttatatatgattagctctctgatcttttatgaatattataaatgagagttgtttcaaataagttgattggtgttggatacgagtaaaaaggtttcat contains the following coding sequences:
- the LOC124660417 gene encoding protein GLUTAMINE DUMPER 6-like → MRPVREATAALMGVGGGDQATAAAAGHIGHAHAHPGLWRTPTPYLFLGFALMMGLMAVALLILLCTRPKPSGSSRRASASEEESARGATMAPLDREPKVIVIMPGDHMPSFIASARPFAFARAMDAGEPSNADAV